The DNA window GGAGCGCATTCGTGCAGACCAGCGCAATGGACAGACACATCTCTATGCCATCGTCGGCAAGGGACACCACTCAGCTGGTGGTGTCCAAAAGCTCAAAcccaaggtcgaggagctgTGCCAAGAACTTGGCCTCCGATACGAAACCGATGAGGACAATACTGGACGGAttatcatcaacctccaGGGCGGAGATCCTGTCCCTCCCTCGCACTCTGGTGGCTACGGTGGTCACCATGGTGGGCCAcagcatcaccagcctcaacatcatcagcctcagcaccaccagcaggAACAGCAgaacgacgacgacgggCAGGTACTGCCTTGGattctgaagaagctggagaaggccTGCTGTGTGGTCATGTAAACCTTGGATGTACTCTTCTGAGTTGCCACTTGTGGAATGCTTCTTTGGACTGCCTCTTTAACGCATTTATACCCTGATCTTGTGGGGTGGGAGAGATTGTGACTTTCTGAAATGATTTTTTGTGATTTCTCTATCTTGTCGAACATTCTGGAAAGGCTAGATGACTTAAATGAGAGACATGCGGAACGTTCATGTTGAGAATTGAATTGATGGAGATATTTATCAAGTCTTTATTTGCTTGCTAGACATAGGAAATCTGTATTGTATGTAGATCAAGGCTCCTCTATACCCAAATGCATCTGTGAAATCGAACGCTTCAACGATTTGTTACAATATAATCAAAGGTCTACCCCACCACCTTTCTTAGACATCACTTCCTTATGCTTCAGTCGAGTCCTTAATGTTAATCATCTCCTGGCTCTCTG is part of the Fusarium fujikuroi IMI 58289 draft genome, chromosome FFUJ_chr07 genome and encodes:
- a CDS encoding related to nuclear WD protein PRL1, with product MSIPMHRLGGRAFAHDDDDIEQEYDRLRDLARAEAEKRNDCFARSRQAYEDGDGAGAKELSNQGKAHAARMDDYNQQAADFIFRENNASGRVEADSIDLHGLYVEEAERILEERIRADQRNGQTHLYAIVGKGHHSAGGVQKLKPKVEELCQELGLRYETDEDNTGRIIINLQGGDPVPPSHSGGYGGHHGGPQHHQPQHHQPQHHQQEQQNDDDGQVLPWILKKLEKACCVVM